The stretch of DNA TTTCATAACTTGTGCTGCAGCAACCGTTCTTTCGGTTAACGCACTGTTCTTGCCGCGATTGCCGCTTCTACTCCCGGCAAAGCTATCCCCGATGTTCACAACCATGTTGCCGTGTTTTTTCAGCACGCGCCTGCATTCGGAAAATATTTCGGACAGGTGGCGAATATAAAGCCGCCAGTCCGGTTCGTGTCCCAATTGGCCACGCCATGCTCCGCATTCGCAGCAATAATTTTTTTCACCCCACTCGTGCAAACAATCCGACGACCCGCCCCAGGCACTGACGGCCTCCTCGCCGTAATCCCGTAGATACCAGTACGGCGGGGATGTTAGAATCAGGTCAACCGATTCATCAGGCAACCGTTTTAGCGCATCACGGCAATCGCCGCGGATAATTTCGTTAACGATGAAACATCACCCCTTCATTACAAAAAGCCGGGCGTTAACCCGGCTTTTTGTTTAAAACGGCACATCTTCGTCGTTGAAATCGATTCCTGTCCCTAGTTCGTCACCCGAACTACCTGAACCGTTAGCAGCATTTTCGCTGTTCTTCGGCCAGTCCAGGAACCTGATATTTTCAGCCACCACTTCTGCGACTTTCCTCCGGATGCCCTCTTTATCCTCATATGAGCGAGTTTGCAGCCGCCCGTCCACCGCTACCAGCCGTCCCTTGCCGATGTAGTTGGCGCACGTCTCGGCCAGTTTCTGCCACACCACGATGTTGATAAAATCAGCCTCCCGCTCGCCCTGTGCGTTTTTACGGCTGCGGTCAACAGCAATCGTGAAGCTGGTTACTGCTGTTCCGGACGGGGTATACCGGAGTTCCGGGTCGTGGGCTAAACGACCGATTAATACTACTCTGTTTAACACTTTTTAGCCTCCTTTTAAATTATGGGCCAATTGGCCATTACGCTTCGCAGTCGGCCATTTGCCGCGCTTTGTTACGGTCGTCCGTCTCGGCGACCATGCGCAGTAAATGTACCAGTCTCTTGCCCCGAGCAATCTCGCCCCGGAAGGATACTTCCCGAACGCTGGACATCGCCACGCGGTAAACACCGTCTTCGCCAACGTTCCGCGCTTCGTATATGCGATATATCATTCAGAACACCCACCCCGCATGTAATTCCACCATACCAGGCGTCTTGCCGGAGCCTGAAGGTCCGGAGTTGCACCAGAATATATTAATGCCGCAGGCAATGTCTGAACTGGATAGCTTCGTATAAATTTTCCGCGCGTGCTCGCGTTCTACTTCCAGGATTCGCTGGTAATCATCCCCGGTGACCTTTACCTTGGACGGGTCAACTGTCATTTCCCCGTCCCAACCGATTTTACGGTAAAACTCTTCCAGCCGGTCAGCCGGTTCTTTCGCTGTGAGCGCCGGGATTGGCGCTGTCTTAATCATACATTTTCCTCCTTAAAACGGGCTATCGTCATTCGCCAGAATTTCTTCAATTCTGAAATACTTCGTGTTTGGGATGGGCGCAACCCTTGCAATTACTTCCATTTTTTCCTCTACCCACCCGCCGAAGTTGTTCGGGTCGATGCACATAAGTACTTCGCCCGGTTTACTTTCCAGCGCGATGGCGATGCCTTTTACGGTTTTACCGTTTTTCTTTAACTCCTGAACGCGAACCACGACCCCGATAACTTTTTCTATTGCCTCCTCGGGCGCTTTCGGCGGCTCAGGTTGATTTTGCGGCGATTGAGTTTGAACCGTTTGATCCGGTTTTAATAATCTAAAATTCACTATGTAATAGCGCTGTTTGTTTCCCATTCTTTTCTCAAACGTTACGCCTACATCGCTCCACCCTAAGCCGTCTTTTCCCAGCGATTCTTGAACTTTTTTCATGTCTTCCACGATGACGCTTGCACATGTTCTATAGTGGTTTTGATTATCTC from Dehalococcoidia bacterium encodes:
- the ssb gene encoding single-stranded DNA-binding protein; the protein is MLNRVVLIGRLAHDPELRYTPSGTAVTSFTIAVDRSRKNAQGEREADFINIVVWQKLAETCANYIGKGRLVAVDGRLQTRSYEDKEGIRRKVAEVVAENIRFLDWPKNSENAANGSGSSGDELGTGIDFNDEDVPF